The proteins below are encoded in one region of Amycolatopsis magusensis:
- a CDS encoding SDR family oxidoreductase, which produces MASTERVAVVTGAGSGIGRVVAQALLEDGYQVALAGRRPEPLAETAAGFDGAEVIPTDVASAESVAALFDGVHSKWGRVDLLFNNAGTSGPAGDVDEISPEDWANTVGINLTGSFLCAHHAVRLMKEQRPRGGRIINNGSISAHSPRPQRAAYTATKHAITGLTKQISLDGRAHDIACSQIDIGNAATDLAAAIADGVPQANGTMMAEPTFDPAHVASAVLYMASLPLNTNVQFMTITATNMPYIGRG; this is translated from the coding sequence ATGGCCTCGACGGAGAGGGTCGCGGTGGTAACCGGAGCAGGCTCCGGTATTGGCAGGGTTGTGGCGCAAGCCCTGCTTGAGGACGGGTATCAGGTCGCACTAGCCGGTCGGCGGCCGGAGCCGCTGGCCGAAACTGCGGCTGGGTTCGACGGGGCCGAGGTGATTCCCACCGACGTGGCGTCGGCCGAGTCCGTCGCCGCGCTGTTCGACGGTGTGCACAGCAAGTGGGGGCGGGTAGACCTGCTCTTCAACAACGCTGGAACGTCCGGGCCAGCGGGGGACGTCGACGAGATCTCGCCGGAAGACTGGGCGAACACGGTCGGGATCAATCTGACCGGTTCGTTCCTCTGCGCGCACCATGCCGTGCGCTTGATGAAGGAGCAGCGACCACGCGGCGGCCGGATCATCAACAACGGTTCGATCTCGGCGCACTCACCGCGCCCTCAGCGAGCTGCCTACACCGCGACCAAGCACGCGATCACCGGCTTGACCAAGCAGATTTCGCTGGATGGCCGGGCCCACGACATCGCTTGTAGTCAGATTGACATCGGCAACGCCGCGACCGACCTCGCCGCGGCGATCGCCGATGGCGTGCCGCAGGCGAACGGGACGATGATGGCCGAGCCGACTTTCGACCCAGCTCACGTGGCGAGTGCGGTGCTTTACATGGCGAGCTTGCCGCTCAATACGAATGTTCAGTTCATGACCATCACCGCCACGAACATGCCATACATCGGCCGGGGCTAA
- the gltB gene encoding glutamate synthase large subunit, translated as MTRHDQHHRRPGGLYDPQFEHDACGVAFVADLTGRRDHQIVRKALIALRNLEHRGARGAEPETGDGAGLLIQVPDEFFRAVTEFDLPAPGEYAVGTAFLPVDETARRRAVSTIERIAAEEGTEVLGWRELPVRTEHTGPTAAATMPHFSQLFLGSRSADLTGLALERAAFCVRKRAEHELVEDEVYFPSLSARTIVYKGMLTEAQVESFFPDLGDERVTSSIGLVHSRFSTNTFPSWPLAHPYRYVAHNGEINTLRGNRNWMDARESMLASDLIPGDLERLYPVITRGASDSASFDEVLELLHLGGRPLPHAVLMMIPEAWENHEEMDPARRAFYEFHSTLMEPWDGPALVAFTDGTQIGAVLDRNGLRPARYWVTEDGLVVLASEVGVLDIDQSSIVRKGRLEPGRMFLVDTAEGRIIDDDEIKGGLAAEHPYQEWVQEGLLQLEDLPEREREVPPHAALVRRQQAFGYTEEELDVLLEPMARTGAEPIGSMGNDSPLAPLSSGSRQLFDYFTQLFAQVTNPPLDAIREELVTALGAQLGAEPNLLTADGASCRRIVLPFPVVDNDELAKLVHINDDGTLPEFSAVTVYGKYEVDGGAEALTRRLDEIRAEVSQAIAEGARLIVLSDRGVDEKHAPIPSLLLTGAVHHHLVREKTRTQVGLLVEAGDAREVHHIALLIGYGAAAVNPYLAMATVEELASGGHIAGTDAKQATRNLIKALGKGVRKTMSKMGVSTVASYTGAQIFEAIGLGEEVISTCFTGTTSRLGGIGFETIAEEVARRHRRAFPADGVRPSHRELETGADYQWRREGEPHLFNPQTVFKLQHSTRSGKYEVFKEYTKQVDDQAERLLTLRGLFGFKEGARPPVPLEEVEPVSEIVKRFATGAISYGSISKEMHQTLAIAMNRLGGKSNTGEGGEDADRLYDPERRSAVKQVASGRFGVTSEYLVNADDIQIKMAQGAKPGEGGQLPGAKVYPWIAKTRFSTPGVGLISPPPHHDIYSIEDLAQLIHDLKNANPNARIHVKLVSEVGVGTVAAGVSKAHADVVLISGHDGGTGASPLSSIKHAGGPWELGLAETQQTLLANRLRDRIVVQTDGQLKTGRDVIIAALLGAEEFGFATAPLVVSGCIMMRVCHLDTCPVGVATQNPVLREKFNGKAEYVVNFFEFIAQEVREYLAQLGFRSIAEAVGHAELLDTRKAVDHWKASGLDLSPIFHVPELEPRAARHQVVAQDHGLDKALDNTLIQLAEGALNSGDKVRLELPVRNVNRTVGTMLGSELTKRWGGEGLPDGTIDVTFTGTAGQSFGAFVPKGITLRLIGDGNDYVAKGLSGGRVIVRPPQEAQYAAEDHIIAGNVIGYGATSGEIFIRGRVGERFCVRNSGALAVVEGVGDHGCEYMTGGRVVVLGTVGRNFAAGMSGGIAYLLDADTKRLNTEMVELEPLDDEDTELLRDAIERHYDETESAVARELLADWDTAVTRFGKVMPKDYKRVLLAQAAAEREGRDVNEAIMEAAHG; from the coding sequence GTGACCCGCCATGATCAGCACCACCGCAGGCCAGGAGGCCTGTACGACCCGCAGTTCGAGCACGACGCCTGCGGGGTCGCCTTCGTCGCGGATCTCACCGGGAGACGAGACCACCAGATCGTCCGCAAGGCACTCATCGCCCTGCGGAACCTCGAACACCGCGGAGCCCGCGGCGCCGAACCGGAAACCGGTGACGGCGCGGGCCTGCTGATCCAGGTCCCGGACGAGTTCTTCCGCGCCGTGACCGAGTTCGACCTGCCCGCCCCCGGCGAATACGCCGTGGGCACCGCTTTCCTGCCGGTCGACGAGACCGCCCGCCGCCGCGCGGTGAGCACGATCGAGCGGATCGCCGCCGAAGAAGGCACCGAGGTGCTGGGCTGGCGCGAGCTGCCCGTGCGCACCGAGCACACCGGACCGACCGCGGCCGCCACGATGCCGCACTTCAGCCAGCTCTTCCTCGGCTCGCGCTCCGCGGACCTGACCGGACTGGCGCTGGAGCGAGCCGCTTTCTGCGTGCGCAAGCGCGCCGAGCACGAGCTGGTCGAGGACGAGGTCTACTTCCCGAGCCTGTCGGCCCGCACCATCGTCTACAAGGGAATGCTCACCGAGGCCCAGGTGGAGAGCTTCTTCCCGGACCTCGGTGACGAGCGTGTCACCAGCTCCATCGGCCTGGTGCACTCGCGCTTCTCCACCAACACGTTCCCGTCGTGGCCGCTGGCGCACCCGTACCGGTACGTCGCGCACAACGGTGAGATCAACACGCTCCGCGGCAACCGCAACTGGATGGACGCCCGCGAGTCCATGCTCGCCAGCGACCTCATCCCCGGTGACCTCGAGCGGCTCTACCCGGTGATCACCCGGGGCGCGAGCGACTCGGCCTCCTTCGACGAGGTCCTGGAGCTGCTCCACCTCGGCGGCCGTCCGCTGCCGCACGCGGTGCTGATGATGATCCCGGAAGCGTGGGAGAACCACGAGGAGATGGACCCGGCCCGCCGGGCGTTCTACGAGTTCCACTCCACGCTGATGGAGCCGTGGGACGGGCCCGCGCTGGTCGCGTTCACCGACGGCACCCAGATCGGCGCCGTGCTCGACCGCAACGGCCTGCGCCCGGCACGGTACTGGGTCACCGAAGACGGCCTGGTCGTGCTGGCCAGCGAGGTCGGCGTGCTGGACATCGACCAGTCGTCGATCGTCCGCAAGGGACGCCTCGAGCCCGGCCGGATGTTCCTGGTGGACACCGCCGAGGGCCGCATCATCGACGACGACGAGATCAAGGGCGGGCTCGCCGCCGAACACCCGTACCAGGAGTGGGTCCAGGAAGGGCTGCTCCAGCTGGAAGACCTGCCGGAGCGGGAGCGCGAGGTGCCCCCGCACGCCGCGCTGGTCCGCCGGCAGCAGGCGTTCGGCTACACCGAAGAAGAACTCGACGTCCTGCTCGAACCGATGGCCCGCACCGGCGCGGAACCGATCGGCTCGATGGGCAACGACTCGCCGCTCGCGCCGCTGTCGAGCGGTTCGCGGCAGCTGTTCGACTACTTCACCCAGCTGTTCGCCCAGGTCACCAACCCCCCGCTGGACGCGATCCGCGAGGAACTGGTCACCGCGCTGGGCGCGCAGCTCGGCGCCGAGCCGAACCTGCTCACCGCCGACGGCGCATCCTGCCGCCGGATCGTGCTGCCGTTCCCGGTGGTCGACAACGACGAGCTGGCCAAGCTGGTGCACATCAACGACGACGGCACCCTGCCGGAGTTCAGCGCGGTCACCGTGTACGGCAAGTACGAAGTGGACGGTGGCGCCGAGGCGCTCACCCGGCGGCTCGACGAGATCCGCGCCGAGGTGTCGCAGGCCATCGCCGAGGGCGCGCGGCTGATCGTGCTGTCCGACCGCGGGGTCGACGAGAAGCACGCGCCGATCCCGTCGCTGCTGCTGACCGGCGCGGTGCACCACCACCTGGTCCGCGAGAAGACCCGGACGCAGGTCGGCCTGCTGGTCGAGGCAGGCGACGCCCGCGAGGTGCACCACATCGCGCTGCTCATCGGCTACGGCGCGGCCGCGGTGAACCCGTACCTCGCGATGGCGACGGTGGAGGAACTCGCCTCCGGCGGGCACATCGCCGGCACCGACGCGAAGCAGGCCACCCGGAACCTGATCAAGGCACTGGGCAAGGGCGTGCGCAAGACGATGTCGAAGATGGGTGTGTCCACCGTGGCCTCCTACACCGGCGCGCAGATCTTCGAGGCGATCGGGCTCGGCGAAGAGGTCATCAGCACCTGCTTCACCGGGACCACCTCGCGCCTCGGCGGCATCGGCTTCGAGACCATCGCCGAGGAGGTCGCGCGGCGGCACCGGCGGGCGTTCCCGGCCGACGGCGTGCGGCCCAGCCACCGCGAACTCGAAACCGGCGCCGACTACCAGTGGCGCCGCGAGGGCGAGCCGCACCTGTTCAACCCGCAGACGGTGTTCAAGCTGCAGCACTCCACGAGGTCCGGCAAGTACGAGGTCTTCAAGGAGTACACCAAGCAGGTCGACGACCAGGCCGAGCGCCTGCTGACCCTGCGCGGGCTCTTCGGGTTCAAGGAGGGCGCCCGCCCGCCGGTCCCGCTCGAAGAGGTCGAGCCGGTGTCCGAGATCGTCAAGCGCTTCGCCACCGGCGCCATCTCCTACGGCTCGATCTCCAAAGAGATGCACCAGACGCTGGCGATCGCGATGAACCGGCTGGGCGGCAAGTCCAACACCGGTGAGGGCGGCGAGGACGCCGACCGGCTCTACGACCCGGAACGCCGCTCGGCGGTCAAGCAGGTCGCGAGCGGGCGGTTCGGGGTGACCAGCGAGTACCTGGTCAACGCCGACGACATCCAGATCAAGATGGCGCAGGGCGCGAAGCCCGGCGAGGGCGGTCAGCTGCCCGGCGCGAAGGTCTACCCGTGGATCGCCAAGACCCGGTTCTCCACGCCGGGAGTTGGCCTGATCTCGCCGCCGCCGCACCACGACATCTATTCGATCGAGGACCTGGCGCAGCTGATCCACGACCTGAAGAACGCCAACCCGAACGCCCGCATCCACGTGAAGCTGGTGTCCGAGGTCGGCGTCGGCACGGTCGCCGCAGGGGTGTCGAAGGCGCACGCCGACGTGGTGCTCATCTCCGGGCACGACGGCGGCACCGGCGCTTCGCCGCTGTCGTCGATCAAGCACGCCGGCGGACCGTGGGAGCTGGGCCTCGCCGAAACGCAGCAGACGCTGCTGGCGAACCGCCTGCGCGACCGGATCGTGGTGCAGACCGACGGCCAACTCAAGACCGGCCGTGACGTCATCATCGCCGCGCTGCTCGGCGCGGAGGAGTTCGGCTTCGCCACCGCCCCGCTGGTCGTCTCCGGCTGCATCATGATGCGGGTGTGCCACCTGGACACCTGTCCGGTCGGTGTCGCCACCCAGAACCCGGTGCTGCGCGAGAAGTTCAACGGCAAGGCCGAGTACGTGGTGAACTTCTTCGAGTTCATCGCGCAGGAGGTGCGGGAGTACCTGGCGCAGCTGGGTTTCCGGTCGATCGCCGAGGCGGTCGGGCACGCCGAGCTGCTCGACACCCGCAAGGCGGTGGACCACTGGAAGGCCTCCGGCCTCGACCTCTCGCCGATCTTCCACGTGCCCGAGCTGGAGCCGCGAGCCGCGCGGCACCAGGTCGTCGCGCAGGACCACGGCCTGGACAAGGCGCTGGACAACACCCTGATCCAGCTGGCCGAAGGCGCGCTCAACTCGGGTGACAAGGTGCGGCTGGAACTGCCGGTGCGCAACGTCAACCGGACCGTCGGCACCATGCTCGGCTCGGAACTGACCAAGCGCTGGGGCGGCGAAGGCCTGCCCGACGGCACCATCGACGTCACCTTCACCGGCACCGCAGGCCAGTCGTTCGGCGCTTTCGTGCCGAAGGGCATCACCCTGCGGCTCATCGGCGACGGCAACGACTACGTCGCGAAGGGCCTCTCCGGCGGCCGCGTCATCGTCCGCCCGCCGCAGGAAGCCCAGTACGCCGCCGAGGACCACATCATCGCCGGCAACGTGATCGGCTACGGCGCCACCAGCGGCGAGATCTTCATCCGCGGACGCGTCGGCGAACGTTTCTGCGTGCGGAACTCGGGCGCGCTGGCCGTCGTGGAAGGCGTCGGCGACCACGGCTGCGAGTACATGACCGGCGGCCGGGTGGTCGTGCTCGGCACGGTCGGGCGCAACTTCGCCGCCGGCATGTCCGGTGGCATCGCGTACCTGCTCGACGCCGACACCAAGCGGCTCAACACCGAGATGGTCGAGCTCGAGCCGCTCGACGACGAAGACACCGAACTGCTCCGCGACGCGATCGAACGGCACTACGACGAAACCGAGTCGGCCGTCGCCCGCGAACTGCTCGCCGACTGGGACACCGCGGTCACCAGGTTCGGCAAAGTCATGCCGAAGGACTACAAGCGAGTGCTGCTCGCTCAGGCCGCCGCCGAACGCGAAGGCCGCGACGTGAACGAGGCGATCATGGAGGCCGCACATGGCTGA
- a CDS encoding glutamate synthase subunit beta — MADPKGFLTTERELPQRRPVDLRLLDWREVYEDFATTKLEKQAGRCMDCGIPFCHQGCPLGNLIPEWNTLVWKEDWREASERLHATNNFPEFTGTLCPAPCETACVLGINNDPVTIKRVEISIIDRAFEEGWVTPQIPEKRTGKKVAVVGSGPSGLAAAQQLTRAGHTVVVYERADAIGGLLRYGIPEFKMEKHRLDRRLDQMRAEGTEFRTNVNVGKDLSVNDLRANHDAVVLAGGATAWRDLPIPGRELDGVYQAMEYLPPANRVAAGQLTESPINANGKNVVVIGGGDTGADCVGTAHRQGAASVTQLEIMPRPPELRSDAHPWPTYPMIYRVSSAHEEGGERLYSVNTQEFLADDSGRVRALSLVEVRSENGKFVPVEGTERELPAELVLLAMGFVGPERPGLLEDLGVDLDQRGNVARNAKFRTSLDDVFVAGDMGRGQSLIVWAIAEGRSAASAVDAQLTGRDILPAPIAPTDRPIS; from the coding sequence ATGGCTGACCCCAAGGGCTTTCTGACCACCGAACGCGAACTGCCGCAACGACGGCCGGTCGATCTCCGACTGCTCGACTGGCGGGAGGTCTACGAGGACTTCGCGACCACCAAACTGGAAAAGCAGGCGGGCCGCTGCATGGACTGCGGCATCCCGTTCTGCCACCAGGGCTGTCCCCTCGGGAACCTCATCCCGGAGTGGAACACCCTGGTCTGGAAGGAAGATTGGCGCGAGGCAAGCGAACGCCTGCACGCGACCAACAACTTCCCGGAGTTCACCGGCACCCTGTGCCCCGCGCCCTGCGAAACCGCCTGCGTCCTCGGGATCAACAACGACCCGGTGACCATCAAGCGCGTGGAAATTTCCATCATCGACCGGGCCTTCGAGGAAGGCTGGGTCACCCCGCAGATCCCGGAGAAGCGCACCGGCAAGAAGGTCGCCGTCGTCGGCTCCGGCCCCTCCGGCCTCGCCGCGGCCCAACAGCTCACCCGCGCCGGCCACACCGTGGTGGTCTACGAACGAGCCGACGCCATCGGCGGCCTCCTCCGGTACGGCATCCCCGAGTTCAAAATGGAGAAGCACCGCCTCGACCGCCGCCTCGACCAGATGCGCGCCGAGGGCACCGAGTTCCGCACCAACGTCAACGTCGGCAAGGACCTGTCGGTCAACGACCTGCGAGCCAACCACGACGCCGTGGTCCTCGCAGGCGGCGCAACGGCCTGGCGCGACCTGCCGATCCCCGGCCGCGAGCTCGACGGCGTGTACCAGGCGATGGAGTACCTGCCCCCGGCGAACCGAGTCGCCGCCGGACAGCTCACCGAATCGCCGATCAACGCCAACGGCAAGAACGTCGTGGTGATCGGCGGCGGCGACACCGGCGCGGACTGCGTCGGCACCGCCCACCGCCAAGGCGCCGCCTCGGTGACCCAGCTGGAGATCATGCCCCGCCCGCCGGAGCTCCGCTCCGATGCGCACCCCTGGCCGACCTACCCGATGATCTACCGTGTCTCCTCCGCTCACGAGGAGGGCGGCGAGCGGCTCTACTCGGTGAACACTCAAGAGTTCCTCGCCGACGACTCCGGCCGCGTCCGCGCGCTGAGCCTTGTAGAGGTGCGCTCGGAGAACGGCAAGTTCGTTCCGGTCGAGGGCACCGAGCGCGAACTGCCCGCCGAGCTGGTGCTCCTCGCCATGGGCTTCGTCGGCCCGGAACGCCCCGGTCTCCTGGAAGACCTCGGCGTGGACCTGGACCAGCGCGGCAACGTCGCCCGCAACGCAAAGTTCCGGACCAGCCTCGACGACGTCTTCGTCGCCGGCGACATGGGCCGCGGGCAGTCGCTCATCGTGTGGGCGATCGCCGAGGGCCGCTCCGCCGCCTCCGCGGTGGACGCCCAGCTCACCGGCCGGGACATCCTCCCGGCACCGATCGCGCCGACCGACCGGCCGATCTCCTGA